gTCTTAGAAACAATAAAAGTTGTTAATTATGCGTAGGACTTCATAtcaaaagtttttgtttttcgttttatttctcttTATTTTTACTAAACCTTGGAACCGGATTGGGATTTGTCTatcatgtatatatatagatatatatagcCCTATATATACGTGTGTGTATGTACGTAATTATGTTATATTTAAGAAACTAATAAAAAGttgtttttaaacaaaatattgcatacttttatgTGCTTGCTTGAAATTTTCTGGTATTCTTTCGATTTCTCGCTCACTTTAACTGCTACTCAGCTCGTCCTTAAGCCTTTTCTTATACAGCTTCCTAATCCTTAAACTTCCGTTTCCTTCTCTTCGACTTATGTATAATGTAAAAACGTAACGGTAAATTGTAAATATATTGTAATTGCATTAATCAATATAATTATAAGAACACATTTTCCGAGATATTCGATTTTGttgtttacaaaaaataatGTTGTTAGGCATATAACCGATACGACATAGTTATACATACATCTGCTgtatatacagaggtggtcaaaagtatttacacaacgagcttttttttcaattgtcaactaattgaaaaaaaagctcgttgtgtaaatacttttgaccacctctgtataatACACATACTTTAGTTACAACGTAAGGCAAAGACAACCTAGGCGGGATCGGAATCGGGCTTTCTGGGGTTAACACTAACCGAACTGAATTATTGGGGTCAACGGGTCCTGGGCTGTGCGGTGTAGAGAATTTCGCTTGGTTTTAAGTACTTAGTCGATCTGATCTGCTCGGGCCAGGATATGAAAGTTTGGAagttacatatatatatgtgtgtgtgtgtttgtgtataTGTATAGTATAACCTCGAAAATCAGTTTGATGCCCCTTGCTCGAAATGCaatcggtttcggtttcggttctCTACGAAGCAAAAGTCTTAACTGAGTTAacaatatttttgaaatattttccctTCCCTTTGCGTCATCCGCTCtgtcatatataatatatatatgtatatagatagAGTTCTTTTTAAGTGAGTCCTTGGCGAGGATCACATCCTTGGTTGTATGCTAGCTTAAATCATGATAAAGTTCTTGTATCTGCTGCATGCGCAGTGCAGTGTTTACTCAAATAATTATTGTTGCCACATCCTGCGGCCCTCAGTCCTCGAGCAGCGCTGGCTGCTGCCCGGCAGGGGGCGCCACCGGCGGCAGGACACATCCGGTGGCAGCCGCATCCTCGGCAACGTCGTCCGCGGTCGTCTCCAGGAACGGCTGCTGCTCTTGTTATGTCAGGTCCTGCTGCGAATCTATCGAGAACAGCTCCTTGTACAGCGCCGGAAAAACGACATTCGGGTGCTGCAGCTTGAACTTGCTCAGCGATTCCATGTGCAAGATGGAAATATCGctagaaaaatttaaaaaattaggAGTATGCTCCGGAAATGATAGAATCTGCAATCAACCTACCGGAAATTGGGTATATTGTTCAGCAGTGTGTCCAGCACGGTGACATCGCCCTTGAGCGGCGCATGATTCGTTTCCAGCTCCTGCCGGATCGCATTCATGCTCAGATTGAAAAGCCTCTGTATTTCCGTATTACCACGCACTCCATTGCGTTCTAAGGGAAAGATATATCATGTTATTTAGGCCTATGTAAGATGTAAGTGAATCGCACCTGGCCAGAGCAGCACTAAGCTCTGATACAGCGCCAGTTCGGTTTCAGTCAGTTTGAGTTCGGCTATCGACTTGGCCGTTTGGAAGATGCGCGACACCAGACGCATCTCCTCCGAGTCGGATGTGTAGAACGCCTCCTGGGGCAGCATCACGTCGCCGTAGAGAACCGCGTTCTGTGAGAGATCAAGCAGTCTGGACATGCGAACAATCGCCAGCTCAAAGGAGCCCGTCTTCAGCAATAATATCTAGGTGAAATCAGGTAATTTATTAACTCTCTTTTAGTACTTAAATTATGTTTGCATGGGAAACTCACCTGATCGTCCTGACTCAGGCGCATGAATCCCGGTATGAGCTTAGCAaattcgattatgttctgtatCATTTGTGTAAGCTTCTCGGCGCAGTCCAGCCAGAGTTCCTCTTGGCCCAGATTCTTGTAGTAGAGAATGCGCGACACATCCTGCACAGCCAGAGGAATATGCTCCATTATCAAGGGTATACTTTTGGGCTTTTGCGATAAACACTCACCGGCTGCTTTCGGAACATGTCGTGCACAGCTTCCAGTTTGGTATTTGTGTTGGCATGCGCCTCCGCCAGCGTCTTGATCAGCACATCGTTGATATCGCCATCCGCTGAAGAGATATGATATGTGGATTAAGAGATTTCTTTAATGGAGATTGCCCCAACTTACCGTGACTAATAAATTCGGGATCGATTATTGTACTGCGCGGCTCGTAGGTGGTGCTGTCCACGTAGTCCGCCGAGATGTCGTACTGCATGGTCTGCTGGGGCGTCACGGAGGCCGAGTATCCGTAGGGACTGCCGTAGCCCACCTCGTTGTTGGAGTAGCCGCCGCTGTAGCTGAGTGACAAGAAGGGCATTACGGGTCGGGAGCGGTGATGGCAGACGGGAAAGAGAAGAGCAGACGAGAGGAGGGAGATAAAGAGCGAGGTCGCACAGCGGGTCGGGGATCAGGTGGATCGCAGGCGGATCAATATGGGGGGTCATTCTCGGTTCGGTCATACTGCACctgttgtaattgttgtgATGCAGCTGGTCGCTGCTCGAGGGCGTCTGTGTGTCGTATACGGAGCTATCCGGTGCCGCGTCGCTTTGTGCCCGCATCTGGGCGCGATGGAAGCGCACCTCGTCCTCGACCTTCTCGCGCTGCTTCTTGGACATCCTGCCGAACTTTACAGCTGCAAGGGGGGTGTGGTCAAGGGGGCGGGATTAACACATTAATGCAGTGCGCATATTGATCGCTGGCACCCAGAGAAAAGTGCGGAAACTAAACTGAGGCAGTACACAATCTGGACTACTTTTTCTCAAAGTAATACtcgaataaattattatttatgttattaaaaaatcatgaatttttgaaatttttcttagatttcaattgaatttcctAGCTCTTTACTCTGGGTGCCACATGCAACACTTTCTACAGACCATCACGGCTCATTCCCAGTTTTAGGCACTTTTGCAGTCTACAGTATTGACATCGGTTGCGGTTAACACGGTCCACCACACATTGCTTGTTGCGCGGACACTGGTAGTTGACCACGGAGCTCTGCGATCTTCGAAAGAATCCCTTGCAGCCCTCGCAGGTGATCACTCCGTAATGCACGCCGGATGACTTGTCGCCGCAGACTTTGCATGGAATTATCTCAATTTGAGCTGTAAGCATAAGGCGGGAAAAGGTGATTTAGAATAAAAtctcaaataataaaatataatagtCTTTAATAGAGTCTTATATCGTACTGCAGTTATCGTCTTTATATAAATTCTGAATAGTGCGTATTACTGTAATCTTTTTCCCCTTGAGGGAAACTTGCAAACTTAGTAAAGAAGTAATGCCAGAGTTTTCCCTTTAAGTTGGAGGCCCGAGCAATTTCCGATAGTGAACGCCCCGCAATTACAATCAATGGATTTCCCGCTGCCAGCCCATCCCCATTGTCGGAGTTCAGACAAAGCCACTTCGACCCCAGAGAACTATTGCGCAATACGGTTGTGTGTTATCCGTGTACCTTAAGCCACTTGTCTGCCCAGACAATGCAGAATGCTCCGCGTGCGGAAGGGGGGGATGCATTCGCAGAGGGAGAGGGAGACAGTGCGACAGCTGTTCGGATTTCCCTTGCAGTCCGCAATCCTTTCAGCGGTGATGCAATTTCCTGATCAACAGCAGTGCACCATCGCGTCGCTGAGAACTGGTTCACGGGGAGAATAAAGATATGCAGCAGTTTACACTGGCCTGCATACAACACATCTTTGGGTCCCATCATAAGTTTATGGATTGAACATTGATCAATTgatcatttttattttcccttAATTTCTGCATGCATTATTTTATCATCTGCTATATAACATTATAAAAGAAACCAATCACTGGAGAAGTAGAACTTCTGCGCTCCACCCAAGACTGATTTAAAGTAACCGAACCTTGCAGCGCAGTGTTGGAGCGAAAAGCCAGCGCGAGAGAGCGAGAGGGTAGATGTGCGAGGTAGAGCGCGCGAGGGGGCAGATTGGTCTCGTCTGGCGGCGGTATTGTGTAATCTAGGCGCTTTGCCTTGCGTacttgtatttgtatttaccCACGAGGATGAAAGATGCGCGCTGAACCgaacgcacacaaacacaaaagccgccgccgcagccgcagcagcagcagcagcatccgcagaggcagcgacgtcgacgtTGTCAGAGAGCAGAGAGCCCAAccaaaacacaacacaagcgcagctTGAAAAATGTGCCAAGcgctgctgcttttcttgcctttttgtttttctttttgttgtttcggatCGGAGAAATGTGTGACAGATGATGAGTGAGTGAGTAACCCGACTGGCgttgtgtgagtgagtgactGAATGTTTTTCAAGTGTCAATGAACCTTTCCCGCACGGCAGTATctcacaccaacacacactcacacacacccaGAATTCTTAACGAGcgaagaaaaagaaaacaaaaacaaaatcgaaaagaAAGTTCTCTGCCGCGCGCTCTCTTAGCTTGTACTACTCTTCAATGAAATGCTCTTAAGCGCGACGCGAGAGCCACTCTCTTTCGTTGCAACTGAGCGCGCAGACAGATATTTAATTATGCTAGAATGTGTGTCGTCATCGTTGGCAAAGGTTTTAAAGAGGGTTTTAGGGGGGTTTTAGGGGGACTTTAACGGCTGCTCGTCTCACTAAGCCGCCTTAAACTTTTTATCGTTCTCGAGCATTACGAAATACCCGAAATACTTGCACGGAAAATGCAGTATTTGTAATGCCTTTCCCCCGAAAACGTACACATAAATCTTTATCTGAAGTACCGGAATGTGCGTGTTTATGGGTCTTCAGACAGATAAGTCGGTGGTAACTGCACTGAAAAGCAAAGCGAAGAGAGGGGCACTTTTACCGTTATGACAAGTAAAAGCTTCGAAAATTACAGGCAATTCCCACTCATTTGTATGCAGTTCAGGAAATCGATAAGTCAAGCGATAGCACATGCATTTGTATTCCTTAAAGTCGGAGCTACATGTGTATTTACATACACTTTATAAACACTTTAGtttgaataaaatacaacAGAATTGtatacaaataattttaagaatgaattcctaccaaagttatttaattattacaaagcaaaacaaaaaacaaaaaaatgtgtaGTATTTAATTGGTAATTCTCAGTTTTGGCAGTTAAGCAGGTCTATGCTTATTTTAATAGGTTGTTTGatcgaaataaataatttactaCCCAAGTATCTGTAAtatgaaaagtatttattaTGTATCTGAATGTAGCCAAATAACTAACTGAAGATAATACTAGAATATGGTGTTTTCATGATTTCTACACATTTGAACTGTTTTTTTCCCACCTGATTTCAAAACTTACCGATATCAGAACCCTAAATGACAGAAATAAGCTTACATGGTAACAAGTCACCTTTGGGTAATTAATTTTGAACCTACGCATATTTCCTCCCGCATTTGGGTTACCAAATAACAGGCGCAAATATTTACTTAATACGCGGCGCGGAAAAGTGTGTCatgaaatacattttattgtcttatttggcattttttgcCTTGTGTACTTTGACGGCGAGAAAACAATATTTATGACATACTTTTCTCGAAAGGAAGGCAAATATTGGGTGAAATTGTTTACTTATCAGAGGTAAAAGTCGGGAATAAAAAGCTGAATTTAGTCTAAGTAAACATCAATATTAAGTGGCCAAGAGTTTtgataaatttttaattaaccgCGACTGTTTTGGCAATTGCTCACGAGGGGCACGAACGCCTCTGCTCAATGAAAACGCATCCATTCAATTATTAGGTAATTCCACAACATCACGTACACGCACCGTTGTCCGCTGGAAAACCTGTAATAGCAGATCAACTAAAGAAAGCGGCATATCGTTGTTGATCAACCAACAAGTTTGCACCGCCTATGTGCAGCCCaaaggaaaattaattgcCATCGAAAAGCGgtttaagaaaataaattcTGAATGGCCAGAGAGCGATGCGGAAAACCGCccaaatattttgcatatgcaatttatttgcaCTGCCCCGCGGACTCGCTTTCTTTTTGCACTGCTTCTGCTGGGTGCAGCAATAACCAGAAGTCAAAATTAATATGTTCTTCTTTATTGCGAATGCAtgccagcaaaaaaaaaatgcagttcgccaagaagcagcagcaaaaaagcGAGTAAAAAGTGTGAAAAGCATTCGCACATGCATGTGTGCACACTGGCACACGAAAATTAATATGCAACGACATGTGCTAACGAAAAAAAACCCACacacatacgtacatactatatgtatgtatgtaaaacTGGGTGGTAGGGGCGCAGGGGAGCAGGCCGCAGGGGGCACAGGGGCCGCTGCATATGAATTGCAGTTTTTGGCACTGCGGCGAACGGCAAAgtcaaataaaataacaataacagcGCCAGAAACTATGGCaatgatataaaaaataactcaCACATAATACCTCACGAACAGTGTGACCAAATGCCGCGAAAACTTTGGAAATTCATAACGGAAATGCACAAACCAACTTATATTATTGAATATTGAATAAATAAAGGACCTTAGAGATTTTTGAGTATAGGGTCTCGAGCCGATAAGTAGGCAATACTATTGGCAAATGTTCATTCACTCAAATTAGTATTGTATAAGTAAGATTAAGACACAAAATTAAAGGCAGGTAGTTAGGTATACACATAGAAATAGTTTTGAACTaagtataaaataaataagtgctttTAAATTCAGAGATGAGATTTTTATGTAATATGTATTTATCAAATTAACTTGCAGTTCTGAAGATAATACTTGATTTCATTCAATAATGCATCTGTAATTGGTGATCGTATTTTAAATGCCTTGCTTTCAACCACTGTGCTGAGGCAAAGAGTGAAGCACAGTCAATTTTGAGTTGCCCATGTGGCAGCGCAGTCGCCGCTGCTGCGACTGcgattgctgttgctgttgctgctgcagccgttgttgttgctgctcttgttgctgctgctgctgcgactaTTGCACAAGTTGCTCGTTCGTCGAAACAGAAACACCGACAACGATGACGGCAGCGGCGTCGACGGAGGCACGAGCTCGCAGCGTCGGCAGTTCGCAATTCGCAACTCGCATTCGCAGTGGCAAAAAGCAGCTTCGTAAGTGGGTCAGCGAGCTGTGGGGTCAATGCACCAGCCGAGTGCCTTGTGGCCGAAAGAGAGCGCCTAAGAGCGCGCGCGCTCTCTTCGCTGCCTTGTTCTCTCTGCGGCCGTCGTGCTTCATTCTTTTGCCGCCAAGCAAATGCTAATAGAAAACGGGTTTTCAGCTTTcacaaaaagtaaaaaagtTCAAAATGAATGCTGGGGGGCGCAGGGTAGTGGAGGCTTAGAGGGGAACCTTTTAGCCGGCTGTGCGAAATGCCGTTAGAGAAGAAAGAGCATTAGCATCAGCATTAGCATGCTGGCTACGTAATTTGTCGCTTTCTTTTCGGCCAGCTCATTGTTTCCATTTACCCCTCGCATATTGGCGAGGCTTCTTAGAATGCCGTTAGAGTTTCGTAAGGGCCAAAATTCATTCATCCCGAATTATACATAATACGAGGCGGCTATAAGCTTCTCGGCTAACGGTGCCGTATGATTCGGttctttttttggccacaCGCCGATGATGAAGACGTTGGCTTGGCATTTTTGTAATGTTTACATTTCGCACTCGCTCGCTCCCTCTCGCACCCTCTCGCTTCCCTGTTGCCCTCCCGCTCGCACTGCCGACGTACGTGACGCGCTCGTTCTTTTGTTGCCAACAAAAGAATTTCtcatatacaaatttttgaCTGGGCCCACAAGTTTATTGACCCACGGAGCAGAAAAAAGGCAGCGCAAGAATTTGCCATTTTTAGACGATTTAATGAAACGCTTAGCATTTTCACCAAATGATGTAATTTCTCCTCGTAATCCGATCGCTTTCTATGCGAGATTTACACAAAGTATCGACGAGAATGCCCgaaaatatatgcaaacacctcagttcagttcagtcaGGTCGTCGCACACATGACGTATGCGCAATTAATTATATTGTTTCCCAAACATCACGTATACGTTGCTTCACGTGATGATGATGCCAGGCGAGAACCTTTTCAGAAATATTTCGAGTGAGAGCGGGTGAAATTTACAAGTTTTCTTGGAAATGATTCACAGCTCTGTGGAAAATTAGCTGTAAGTCGTCGAATTAGATTTACAGCCAATTATTTGCCCAGTTCGACGGAGCAAAATGTGTTCGCCATTagctaaatattattttagcTTAAAGCATATTTTAAGAATATACactatttatatgtatatttattaagatGCAGCTTGTCAGAGCTTAATTAAAGTATCTTTTTCATGCTT
This genomic interval from Drosophila mauritiana strain mau12 chromosome 2R, ASM438214v1, whole genome shotgun sequence contains the following:
- the LOC117136120 gene encoding probable nuclear hormone receptor HR3 isoform X1, translated to MYTQRMFDMWSSVTSKLEAHANNLGQSNVQSPAGQNNSSGSIKAQIEIIPCKVCGDKSSGVHYGVITCEGCKGFFRRSQSSVVNYQCPRNKQCVVDRVNRNRCQYCRLQKCLKLGMSRDAVKFGRMSKKQREKVEDEVRFHRAQMRAQSDAAPDSSVYDTQTPSSSDQLHHNNYNSYSGGYSNNEVGYGSPYGYSASVTPQQTMQYDISADYVDSTTYEPRSTIIDPEFISHADGDINDVLIKTLAEAHANTNTKLEAVHDMFRKQPDVSRILYYKNLGQEELWLDCAEKLTQMIQNIIEFAKLIPGFMRLSQDDQILLLKTGSFELAIVRMSRLLDLSQNAVLYGDVMLPQEAFYTSDSEEMRLVSRIFQTAKSIAELKLTETELALYQSLVLLWPERNGVRGNTEIQRLFNLSMNAIRQELETNHAPLKGDVTVLDTLLNNIPNFRDISILHMESLSKFKLQHPNVVFPALYKELFSIDSQQDLT
- the LOC117136120 gene encoding probable nuclear hormone receptor HR3 isoform X3, which gives rise to MRLQNPDNMPSTIRAQIEIIPCKVCGDKSSGVHYGVITCEGCKGFFRRSQSSVVNYQCPRNKQCVVDRVNRNRCQYCRLQKCLKLGMSRDAVKFGRMSKKQREKVEDEVRFHRAQMRAQSDAAPDSSVYDTQTPSSSDQLHHNNYNSGGYSNNEVGYGSPYGYSASVTPQQTMQYDISADYVDSTTYEPRSTIIDPEFISHADGDINDVLIKTLAEAHANTNTKLEAVHDMFRKQPDVSRILYYKNLGQEELWLDCAEKLTQMIQNIIEFAKLIPGFMRLSQDDQILLLKTGSFELAIVRMSRLLDLSQNAVLYGDVMLPQEAFYTSDSEEMRLVSRIFQTAKSIAELKLTETELALYQSLVLLWPERNGVRGNTEIQRLFNLSMNAIRQELETNHAPLKGDVTVLDTLLNNIPNFRDISILHMESLSKFKLQHPNVVFPALYKELFSIDSQQDLT
- the LOC117136120 gene encoding probable nuclear hormone receptor HR3 isoform X2, whose amino-acid sequence is MYTQRMFDMWSSVTSKLEAHANNLGQSNVQSPAGQNNSSGSIKAQIEIIPCKVCGDKSSGVHYGVITCEGCKGFFRRSQSSVVNYQCPRNKQCVVDRVNRNRCQYCRLQKCLKLGMSRDAVKFGRMSKKQREKVEDEVRFHRAQMRAQSDAAPDSSVYDTQTPSSSDQLHHNNYNSGGYSNNEVGYGSPYGYSASVTPQQTMQYDISADYVDSTTYEPRSTIIDPEFISHADGDINDVLIKTLAEAHANTNTKLEAVHDMFRKQPDVSRILYYKNLGQEELWLDCAEKLTQMIQNIIEFAKLIPGFMRLSQDDQILLLKTGSFELAIVRMSRLLDLSQNAVLYGDVMLPQEAFYTSDSEEMRLVSRIFQTAKSIAELKLTETELALYQSLVLLWPERNGVRGNTEIQRLFNLSMNAIRQELETNHAPLKGDVTVLDTLLNNIPNFRDISILHMESLSKFKLQHPNVVFPALYKELFSIDSQQDLT